A window of Tripterygium wilfordii isolate XIE 37 chromosome 7, ASM1340144v1, whole genome shotgun sequence contains these coding sequences:
- the LOC120002987 gene encoding sodium/proton antiporter 1 isoform X2, whose amino-acid sequence MALLFGIGYAGIIFEESLAFNKSGVGLLMAVSLWVVRSIGAPSTDIAVSELSHASSEVSEIVFFLLGAMTIVEIIDAHQGFKLVTDNITTRNPRTLLWVVGFVTFFLSSILDNLTSTIVMVSLLRKLVPPSEYRKLLGAVIVIAANAGGAWTPIGDVTTTMLWIHGQISTLPTMKGLFIPSAISLAVPLALMSLTSEVNGKGQQSANVLSSEQMAPRGQLVFAVGIGALIFVPVFKALTGLPPYLGMLLGLGVLWVLTDAIHYGESERQKLKVPQALSRIDTQGALFFLGILLSVGSLEAAGILRELANYLDAHIPNAELIASAIGVVSAIIDNVPLVAATMGMYDLTSFPQDSNFWQLVAFCAGTGGSMLVIGSAAGVAFMGMEKVDFFWYLRKVSGFAFAGYAAGIAAYLAVHNLQISLPTTVAQVPFLSGS is encoded by the exons ATGGCATTGCTATTTGGAATAGGGTATGCTGGAATTATCTTTGAAGAGTCTCTTGCCTTCAATAAAAGTGGAGTGGGATTGCTAATGGCTGTGAGCTTGTGGGTAGTACGAAGCATTGGG gcTCCTTCTACAGATATAGCTGTTTCAGAGCTGTCACATGCTTCTTCAGAAGTCAGTGAAATAGTGTTTTTCTTGCTTGGTGCCATGACCATTGTAGAGATAATTGATGCTCATCAAGGATTTAAGCTGGTTACCGACAATATAACCACTCGAAATCCTCGGACTCTGCTTTGGGTG GTTGGCTTTGTCACCTTTTTCCTTAGTTCAATCCTCGATAACTTGACATCTACAATAGTCATGGTTTCTTTATTAAGGAAACTAGTGCCTCCCTCAGAATACCGCAA GCTTCTAGGTGCTGTCATTGTGATAGCAGCAAATGCTGGAGGGGCATGGACTCCTATTGGTGATGTTACCACTACCATGTTATGGATACATGGTCAGATATCCACATTGCCGACAATGAAG GGCTTGTTTATACCTTCCGCTATTTCCCTTGCTGTTCCACTGGCTCTCATGTCCCTGACCAG TGAAGTTAATGGAAAAGGACAGCAGTCTGCCAATGTTTTGTCATCTGAACAGATGGCTCCCCGAGGACAGCTTGTTTTTGCTGTGGGTATTGGAGCCTTGATTTTTGTTCCCGTGTTCAAAGCCTTAACAGGATTGCCTCCTTACTTGGGTATGCTTCTTGGGCTTGGAGTTCTTTGGGTTTTAACTGATGCCATTCATTATGGTGAATCTGAAAGGCAGAAGTTAAAAGTACCCCAGGCTTTATCACGGATTGACACTCAGGGGGCACTTTTCTTCCTTGGAATCCTTCTGTCTGTCGGCAG CCTAGAGGCAGCAGGGATTTTGCGGGAATTGGCAAATTATCTTGACGCTCATATACCTAATGCTGAACTAATTGCAAGTGCAATAGGGGTTGTCTCAGCCATTATAGACAATGTTCCTTTAGTTGCAGCAACAATGGGAATGTATGATCTCACATCTTTCCCTCAAGATTCCAACTTTTGGCAACTGGTTGCATTTTGCGCTGGTACTGGTGGGTCAATGCTGGTTATCGGCTCAGCAGCAGGAGTTGCGTTTATGGGAATGGAAAAGGTGGACTTCTTTTGGTATTTGCGGAAG GTCAGCGGTTTTGCATTTGCAGGCTATGCTGCTGGTATTGCTGCCTATTTAGCAGTTCATAACCTCCAAATCTCATTACCCACAACAGTCGCGCAGGTTCCTTTCCTTTCCGGGTCATAA
- the LOC120002987 gene encoding sodium/proton antiporter 1 isoform X1, protein MAALSIGTRLSTSHSIKKRPKVAPFPTSLLSLSSQQPCFGSSLCRIKNPKLLGNGVIARAEDKARDSSSSSSDVPPQSQSNSEKQLQELPPAKTCDPLCSLDETSSQDFEATYQPKTDFLKALAILAAAGTGTVAINHSWVAANQDVAMALLFGIGYAGIIFEESLAFNKSGVGLLMAVSLWVVRSIGAPSTDIAVSELSHASSEVSEIVFFLLGAMTIVEIIDAHQGFKLVTDNITTRNPRTLLWVVGFVTFFLSSILDNLTSTIVMVSLLRKLVPPSEYRKLLGAVIVIAANAGGAWTPIGDVTTTMLWIHGQISTLPTMKGLFIPSAISLAVPLALMSLTSEVNGKGQQSANVLSSEQMAPRGQLVFAVGIGALIFVPVFKALTGLPPYLGMLLGLGVLWVLTDAIHYGESERQKLKVPQALSRIDTQGALFFLGILLSVGSLEAAGILRELANYLDAHIPNAELIASAIGVVSAIIDNVPLVAATMGMYDLTSFPQDSNFWQLVAFCAGTGGSMLVIGSAAGVAFMGMEKVDFFWYLRKVSGFAFAGYAAGIAAYLAVHNLQISLPTTVAQVPFLSGS, encoded by the exons ATGGCAGCTCTTTCAATTGGGACCCGCCTCTCCACTTCTCATTCAATCAAGAAACGACCAAAAGTCGCTCCATTTCCGACTTCTTTACTTTCACTCTCTTCCCAACAACCTTGTTTTGGCTCTTCTCTTTGTAGAATTAAGAATCCCAAATTGCTTGGTAATGGGGTTATCGCTAGAGCTGAAGATAAAGCTAGagattcatcttcttcttcttctgatgtCCCGCCCCAGTCCCAGTCCAACTCAGAGAAGCAGCTCCAG GAGCTACCACCAGCAAAAACATGTGACCCTCTATGTTCTCTCGACGAAACAAGCTCACAAGATTTTGAAGCCACTTACCAGCCAAAGACTGATTTTTTGAAAGCCCTTGCAATTTTAGCTGCAGCAGGAACAGGGACAGTGGCAATCAACCATTCCTGGGTTGCGGCAAACCAG GATGTTGCCATGGCATTGCTATTTGGAATAGGGTATGCTGGAATTATCTTTGAAGAGTCTCTTGCCTTCAATAAAAGTGGAGTGGGATTGCTAATGGCTGTGAGCTTGTGGGTAGTACGAAGCATTGGG gcTCCTTCTACAGATATAGCTGTTTCAGAGCTGTCACATGCTTCTTCAGAAGTCAGTGAAATAGTGTTTTTCTTGCTTGGTGCCATGACCATTGTAGAGATAATTGATGCTCATCAAGGATTTAAGCTGGTTACCGACAATATAACCACTCGAAATCCTCGGACTCTGCTTTGGGTG GTTGGCTTTGTCACCTTTTTCCTTAGTTCAATCCTCGATAACTTGACATCTACAATAGTCATGGTTTCTTTATTAAGGAAACTAGTGCCTCCCTCAGAATACCGCAA GCTTCTAGGTGCTGTCATTGTGATAGCAGCAAATGCTGGAGGGGCATGGACTCCTATTGGTGATGTTACCACTACCATGTTATGGATACATGGTCAGATATCCACATTGCCGACAATGAAG GGCTTGTTTATACCTTCCGCTATTTCCCTTGCTGTTCCACTGGCTCTCATGTCCCTGACCAG TGAAGTTAATGGAAAAGGACAGCAGTCTGCCAATGTTTTGTCATCTGAACAGATGGCTCCCCGAGGACAGCTTGTTTTTGCTGTGGGTATTGGAGCCTTGATTTTTGTTCCCGTGTTCAAAGCCTTAACAGGATTGCCTCCTTACTTGGGTATGCTTCTTGGGCTTGGAGTTCTTTGGGTTTTAACTGATGCCATTCATTATGGTGAATCTGAAAGGCAGAAGTTAAAAGTACCCCAGGCTTTATCACGGATTGACACTCAGGGGGCACTTTTCTTCCTTGGAATCCTTCTGTCTGTCGGCAG CCTAGAGGCAGCAGGGATTTTGCGGGAATTGGCAAATTATCTTGACGCTCATATACCTAATGCTGAACTAATTGCAAGTGCAATAGGGGTTGTCTCAGCCATTATAGACAATGTTCCTTTAGTTGCAGCAACAATGGGAATGTATGATCTCACATCTTTCCCTCAAGATTCCAACTTTTGGCAACTGGTTGCATTTTGCGCTGGTACTGGTGGGTCAATGCTGGTTATCGGCTCAGCAGCAGGAGTTGCGTTTATGGGAATGGAAAAGGTGGACTTCTTTTGGTATTTGCGGAAG GTCAGCGGTTTTGCATTTGCAGGCTATGCTGCTGGTATTGCTGCCTATTTAGCAGTTCATAACCTCCAAATCTCATTACCCACAACAGTCGCGCAGGTTCCTTTCCTTTCCGGGTCATAA
- the LOC120002244 gene encoding codeine O-demethylase-like has product MISVQELIKEPLMLIPQQFIRLGDQGPSKPILFDHSNLLPTPPILDMKQLESGYEELHKLHSACKDWGFFQVVNHGVSCSLMEKLRNEIEEFYKLPIEEKVKYKTRPGDVEGYGRMTRREGKLDWADRLSMITNPLTKRKPHLFPELPSSLRNTLEHYITEMQELGKKLLMVMARALKIEREELVELFEDGMQSMNMVYYPQCPQPELVMGLTPHSDATGITILSQLNGVDGLEIMKDGVWIPVNCQPDAFVVNVGDILEILSNGIYSSIEHRVMVNSMKERIFIAFFMFPKFEADIGHVSSLINLQNPPLFKKIGFEQYLEDFFSRKLDGKSNLEHMKIKTDQESHGTPVDAKN; this is encoded by the exons ATGATCAGTGTCCAGGAGCTCATCAAAGAGCCCTTGATGTTAATCCCACAACAATTCATTCGTTTGGGTGATCAAGGACCTTCAAAACCTATTCTCTTTGATCATTCAAATCTCTTGCCAACTCCGCCAATTCTTGACATGAAACAATTGGAGTCAGGTTATGAGGAGCTTCATAAATTGCATTCAGCCTGCAAAGATTGGGGTTTCTTTCAG GTGGTGAACCATGGTGTAAGTTGTTCATTAATGGAGAAACTGAGAAACGAGATTGAAGAATTTTATAAGCTTCCTATAGAGGAGAAAGTGAAGTACAAGACGAGGCCAGGAGATGTTGAGGGATACGGAAGAATGACCCGAAGAGAAGGAAAACTTGATTGGGCTGACAGGTTATCTATGATAACCAATCCCCTCACCAAAAGAAAACCACATCTCTTTCCAGAACTCCCTTCATCCTTAAG GAATACGTTAGAACATTATATAACCGAGATGCAAGAACTGGGTAAAAAACTTCTTATGGTTATGGCAAGGGCTCTAAAGATAGAGAGGGAGGAACTGGTAGAGTTGTTTGAAGATGGGATGCAATCGATGAATATGGTCTATTACCCTCAATGTCCACAACCAGAGCTGGTTATGGGGCTTACGCCTCATTCCGATGCGACCGGAATCACCATCCTTAGCCAGCTTAACGGAGTGGATGGTCTTGAGATTATGAAGGATGGGGTTTGGATTCCTGTGAATTGTCAACCAGATGCCTTTGTTGTAAATGTAGGAGATATATTAGAG ATTTTAAGCAATGGGATCTACAGCAGCATAGAGCACAGGGTCATGGTGAATTCAATGAAAGAAAGGATCTTCATAGCCTTCTTCATGTTCCCTAAATTTGAGGCTGATATTGGACATGTTTCAAGTCTAATCAATTTACAAAATCCGCCATTATTCAAGAAAATAGGGTTCGAGCAATACCTCGAAGATTTCTTCTCTCGTAAGCTCGATGGAAAATCGAACCTAGAGCATATGAAAATCAAAACTGATCAGGAGTCACATGGAACACCTGTTGATGCCAAAAATTAA
- the LOC120002243 gene encoding protein SRG1-like yields the protein MSTLICQNNIPLNSVAMISVQELIKEPLMLIPQQYIRFGDQGPSKPILFDHSNLLPTLPILDMKQLESGYEELQKLHSACKDWGFFQVVNHGVSSSLMEKLRNEIEEFYKLPIEEKVKYKIRPGDVEGYGSIPRREGKLDWGDRLFMTTNPLTKRKPHLFPELPSSLRDTLEHYIAELQEVGKKLLMAMARALNIEREEWVELFEDGLQSMRMTYYPQCPQPELVMGLTPHSDATGITILNQLNGVDGLEIMKDGVWIPVNCQPDAFVVNVGDILEILSNGIYSSIEHRAMVNSTKERISIAFFMYPKFEADIGPVSSLINLQNPPLFKKIGMEQYLEDFFSRKLDGKSHLEYMKIKTDQESHGTPVDAKN from the exons ATGAGCACCTTAATTTGCCAAAACAACATACCACTAAACTCTGTAGCTATGATCAGTGTCCAGGAGCTCATCAAAGAGCCCTTGATGTTAATCCCACAACAATACATTCGTTTTGGTGATCAAGGTCCTTCAAAACCTATTCTCTTTGATCATTCAAATCTCTTGCCAACTCTGCCAATTCTTGACATGAAACAACTGGAGTCAGGTTATGAGGAGCTTCAGAAATTGCATTCAGCCTGCAAAGATTGGGGTTTCTTTCAG GTGGTGAACCATGGAGTAAGTAGTTCATTAATGGAGAAACTGAGAAACGAGATTGAAGAATTTTACAAGCTTCCTATAGAGGAGAAAGTGAAGTACAAGATAAGGCCAGGAGATGTTGAAGGATACGGAAGCATCCCCCGAAGAGAAGGAAAACTTGATTGGGGTGACAGATTATTTATGACAACCAATCCCCTCACCAAAAGAAAACCACATCTCTTTCCAGAACTCCCTTCATCCTTAAG GGATACGTTAGAGCATTATATAGCCGAGCTGCAAGAAGTGGGTAAAAAACTTCTTATGGCTATGGCGAGGGCTCTAAATATAGAGAGGGAGGAATGGGTAGAGTTGTTTGAAGATGGGTTGCAATCGATGAGGATGACTTATTACCCTCAATGTCCACAACCAGAGCTGGTTATGGGGCTTACGCCTCATTCCGATGCGACCGGAATCACCATCCTTAACCAGCTTAACGGAGTGGATGGTCTTGAGATTATGAAGGATGGGGTTTGGATTCCTGTGAATTGTCAACCAGATGCCTTTGTTGTAAATGTAGGAGATATATTAGAG ATTTTAAGCAATGGAATCTACAGCAGCATAGAGCACAGGGCCATGGTGAATTCAACGAAAGAACGGATCTCCATAGCATTCTTCATGTACCCTAAATTTGAGGCTGATATTGGACCTGTTTCAAGTCTAATCAATTTACAAAATCCCCCATTATTCAAGAAAATAGGGATGGAGCAGTACCTCGAAGATTTCTTCTCTCGTAAGCTCGATGGAAAATCACATCTAGAGTATATGAAAATCAAAACTGATCAGGAATCACATGGAACACCTGTTGATGCCAAAAATTAA
- the LOC120002242 gene encoding pentatricopeptide repeat-containing protein At1g33350 — translation MNQMNLNQQVLALLEKCIHINHLRQLQSLLVSLGHSQTNFYAFKLLRFCALKLSDLAYARSIFDHLKSPNIFLYTAMITACAAFQPNSHSAFALYCHMVRRGHPKPNEFIYPHVLKSSYGSKLVHAQILKSGFFQYPVVETALVDAYAKCGSDIGIARGMFDEMSERNVVSWTAMISGYTRLGDIRNALSLFEEMPDRDVPSWNAIIAGCTQNGFFSEAISLFNRMVLLWDEEHNRYIRPNQVTAVCALSACGHTGMLQLGKWIHGYVYRNSLAPNSFVSNALVDMYGKCGSLHKARQVFDETSKKSRTSWNSMINCYALHGQSNNAISVFEEMMQCSSNVTPDEVTFIGLLNACTHGGLVEKGRFYFKLMTRDYKIEPQITHYGCLIDILVRAGRFQEALEVVKGMEIEPDEVVWGSLLNGCKIYGHTDLAELAVKKLIEIDPNNGSYGIMLANLYGELGKWDEVHKLREMLKEQNAQKTPGCSWIEVDNQVYQFHCVDKSHSRTEEIYKILELLASSYEAVR, via the coding sequence ATGAACCAAATGAACCTGAACCAACAAGTCTTGGCACTACTTGAAAAATGCATCCACATCAACCATCTCAGGCAGCTCCAGTCCTTACTAGTCAGTCTTGGCCACTCTCAAACCAACTTCTACGCCTTCAAGCTACTTCGCTTCTGTGCTCTCAAGCTCTCGGACCTTGCATACGCTCGCTCCATTTTCGATCATCTCAAGTCCCCCAATATCTTCCTATACACTGCCATGATCACTGCCTGTGCCGCCTTTCAGCCCAATTCGCATTCTGCATTTGCTTTGTACTGCCACATGGTTCGTCGCGGTCACCCTAAACCCAATGAATTTATATATCCTCACGTCTTGAAATCAAGTTATGGATCTAAACTTGTTCACGCACAGATACTGAAATCGGGTTTTTTCCAATACCCAGTCGTGGAGACGGCCTTGGTTGATGCATATGCAAAGTGTGGTTCTGATATTGGGATTGCACGAGGGATGTTCGATGAAATGTCCGAGAGGAACGTTGTGTCTTGGACTGCTATGATTTCTGGATATACTAGGCTCGGTGACATACGAAATGCTCTCTCACTATTTGAAGAAATGCCAGATAGAGATGTTCCGTCTTGGAATGCTATTATTGCCGGATGCACTCAGAATGGATTTTTCTCAGAGGCAATATCTCTCTTCAACAGAATGGTACTTTTGTGGGATGAGGAGCATAATCGATATATTAGACCTAACCAGGTTACTGCAGTGTGTGCACTCTCAGCTTGTGGCCACACTGGGATGCTTCAACTTGGCAAATGGATCCACGGTTATGTTTACAGGAATAGCCTTGCTCCCAATTCTTTTGTTTCAAATGCACTGGTGGATATGTATGGAAAATGTGGAAGCTTACATAAGGCAAGACAGGTTTTTGATGAGACTTCAAAAAAAAGTCGGACATCATGGAATTCCATGATCAATTGTTATGCTCTCCATGGGCAAAGCAATAACGCAATTAGTGTATTTGAGGAGATGATGCAGTGTAGTAGCAATGTAACACCTGATGAAGTCACCTTTATAGGCTTGTTGAATGCTTGTACACATGGAGGGTTGGTTGAGAAAGGGCGTTTCTATTTCAAACTAATGACTAGGGATTATAAGATTGAACCTCAGATTACACATTATGGATGCCTAATAGATATTCTTGTACGGGCAGGAAGGTTTCAAGAAGCCTTGGAAGTTGTTAAGGGTATGGAGATTGAGCCAGATGAGGTTGTTTGGGGTTCTTTGCTTAATGGATGTAAGATCTATGGTCACACAGATTTGGCAGAACTTGCAGTAAAAAAACTGATTGAAATTGATCCAAATAATGGTAGTTATGGAATAATGTTGGCAAATTTATATGGAGAATTAGGGAAATGGGATGAAGTTCACAAATTGAGGGAGATGTTAAAGGAGCAGAATGCTCAGAAGACTCCAGGTTGCAGTTGGATCGAGGTCGATAATCAGGTTTATCAATTCCATTGTGTTGACAAATCGCATTCCAGAACAGAGGAGATATACAAGATCCTGGAACTTTTAGCTAGTTCATATGAAGCTGTTCGCTGA
- the LOC120001584 gene encoding cyclase-like protein 2 gives MAFLFLLFLVLSPFLPFTAGPTSAAYPSVTDTASCSLSNDDLIPIRREVYDNGRIFDISHRYTKDMPAWESKEGLGQFLWLRASIKNGSLANNSEMKLPTHTGTHVDAPGHFYDHYFDAGFDVDTLDLEVLNGPALLVDVPRDKNITAEVMQSLNIPKGVRRVLFRTLNTDRRLMFKKECDTSYVGFMKDGAKWLVENTDIKLVGIDYLSVAAYVDLIPSHLVFLESREFILVEGLKLDDIPAGIYSVHCLPLRLLGAEGSPIRCILIK, from the exons ATGGCCTTTCTATTCCTTTTATTCCTTGTTCTCTCTCCCTTCTTACCTTTCACGGCGGGCCCCACCTCCGCTGCCTACCCCTCTGTTACCGACACGGCCAGTTGCTCTCTGTCGAACGATGATCTAATTCCGATTCGCCGAGAAGTATACGATAATGGAAGAATCTTCGACATCAGCCACCGCTACACCAAAGACATGCCGGCGTGGGAGTCCAAGGAGGGGTTGGGACAGTTCCTATGGCTCCGTGCCAGCATAAAGAACGGCTCACTCGCTAACAACTCCGAGATGAAGCTCCCCACTCACACCGGCACGCACGTCGATGCACCGGGTCACTTTTATGACCACTACTTCGATGCTGGCTTCGATGTCGACACCCTCGACCTTGAAGTCCTCAATG GTCCTGCTTTACTTGTTGATGTTCCTAGAGACAAGAACATAACAG CTGAGGTTATGCAGTctttgaacattcctaagggaGTACGACGTGTGCTTTTCAGGACATTGAACACTGACAG GCGGCTTATGTTCAAAAAAGAGTGTGACACCAGCTATGTGGGATTTATGAAGGACGGGGCAAAATGGTTGGTAGAGAACACTGACATCAAACTTGTGG GGATTGATTATTTATCTGTTGCTGCTTATGTTGATTTGATTCCGTCGCATCTGGTTTTTCTGGAAAGCAGG GAATTCATCCTCGTGGAAGGCCTGAAACTTGATGACATCCCAGCAGGGATATATTCGGTTCATTGTTTGCCTCTAAGATTGCTTGGCGCTGAAGGATCACCAATAAGATGCATTCTGATTAAATAA